The Leifsonia sp. ZF2019 DNA segment GCCTGGGAGGCGGCGCAGCAAAACAGGGCGGCCCCACCGAGGAGGAGCTGGCCTCGCTGCAGAAGTTCCTGGGCCGCTGAGGCCCGCTCGCCGAGCCGCCGCCTAGAGCGTCGCCACGAGGGGAGCCAGCCGGCTCTCGATCCGCGCGGCCACGGCGCGCTGGCCCGCGGCATTCGGGTGGATGCCGTCCGGCTGCAGCAGGTCCGCCTTGCCTTCGAGCGGGCGGCCGAGGTCGAGGAAGTCTCCGCCGACCGCGCGCACTGCGGCGCCGACGATGTCGTCGACGCGGTCGAGGGTGGCGGGCTGCGCGTCCGCTCCCCAGATGCCCGTGATGCCGATGATGCGGGCGTGCGGGAAGGCGTCCCGCAGTTCGCCGAGTAGCTGATCGGCGTTCGCCTCGACGCGGGCGGGATCCTCGTACCGGTCATTGCGGGTCGCGGCGATGAGGATGTACGCGGGGTGCAGCGCCAGCGCCTCTGTGACTTGGTCGCCGTAGGTCTTGCCGTTCCAGCCGGCCTTCACGAAACCGGAGCCGGACACGGCGAGGTCGTCGAGTCGCCAGCCGTGTTGCGCGGCGACGAGGGCGGGCCAGGACTCGTCCGGCCGCACGCCCTTGCCGAACGCGATCGAGTCGCCGATCGCGACCGCGGAGGGCTGCTCGTCGGCGGCGGGAGCCGCGGCGGACTCCGCTGCGACGGGTCGCGCCGTTGCGGCGCAGCCGGCGAGGGCGGTTGCGGCGACGATCGCGGCGAGTGCCAGCGCGAGACTCAGAGGGCGTCGCCGGCGTGGTCGGGTGGTGGGCACGGAGCGAGGATAGATCGCTGAACCTGCGTGAACACTGTGTGTCGTTCGGCGCGCCCCGGACTCTCGGTCAGAAGCGGATTCGGAGGTGTCAGCTCGCGGGCGTCGCCGTGCTCGCCGCGCGCGCCTCCACGAGGCCGTCGAGTGCGGTGAGCGCGACCGCGGCGATGGCATGCTGGCCGGCGACGGTCGGATGCTCGCCGTCGGCCTGCACGAGTCCGTCCTGGTCGCGGTAGGGCTCGCCGAGGTCGATCCACGTGCCGCCCTCTGCAGCCACGGCCGCCTTCAGGGCGGCATCCAGCGGCGCGAGGTCGTCGTCCGACGCGGCGCCGCTCAGCGCGTCGTAACCGATGATCCGGGCGTGGGGGAGGGCGGAGTGCAGCCGGTCGACCGCGGCGGACATCGCGGCGGCGACCGTCGCAGTGTCCGTGCCCAGATCGTTGTCGGACGCGCCGATCAGGACGAGCTGCGCCTTGTCGGCGATCGCGGCCGTCACCTGGGTCGCGAAAGTGCCGCCGTCGGCGCCGGTGGACACGAACCCGGCCCCGGAGACGCTGAGGTTGTCGAGGCCCCAGCGGCGGTCCACGGCGAGCAGCTCCGGCCACGCCTCCGTCGGATCGAGGCCCAGCCCGGCCTCGATCGAGTCGCCGATCACCGCGACGCGGGTGTGGGCGTCCGCCACCGCCGTCCCGACGGGGGTGGGCGGCGTCGCGGCCGAGCACCCGCTGAGGGCCAGGGCCGCGCCGCTCGCCACCGTCACGGCGGCGGCCAGCGCGGCGAGCGGGCGGTGGGAGAGCATGCCTCCACCCTAGGAACCGACCCTTTGTCTTCGCTATGGGCGGCACACGGTGTTCCTGTGTGGTAAGGCCGAGGCGCGCGATCAGCGGGCGAGGCCGCCGCGCAGCTCGTGCGTCAGCGAGCTGACCACCGCCTGCAGGCTGCCGCCGTTCGCTTCCGCGACGGCCAGCTGCCGCTGATAGCTCGCTCCGCCGTCCAGGATGCGCAGCACCCCTTCCAGCTCCTCGGGGCAGCCCAGCCGCTCGGCGGTCGGGCGCAGTTCGTCGACCAGCTCCCGCAGGGCGTCGGAGACGAGTCGCTCACGGCCGTCCGGCGCCTCGATGATCTCGGCGTCGAGCCCGTAGCGGGCGGCCCGCCACTTGTTCTCGCGCACGAACCACGGCTGCAGGGTGACCGGCTCGGCGCCGGCGTCCAGGTCGCCCGACATCCGGTCGGTCAGGCAGTGGATGAGCGCAGCGACGGCGCCGACCTCGTCCGTCGTCGACAGGCCGTCGCAGGCGCGCATCTCCACGGTGCCCCACTTCGGCGACGGGCGG contains these protein-coding regions:
- a CDS encoding SGNH/GDSL hydrolase family protein, producing MPTTRPRRRRPLSLALALAAIVAATALAGCAATARPVAAESAAAPAADEQPSAVAIGDSIAFGKGVRPDESWPALVAAQHGWRLDDLAVSGSGFVKAGWNGKTYGDQVTEALALHPAYILIAATRNDRYEDPARVEANADQLLGELRDAFPHARIIGITGIWGADAQPATLDRVDDIVGAAVRAVGGDFLDLGRPLEGKADLLQPDGIHPNAAGQRAVAARIESRLAPLVATL
- a CDS encoding SGNH/GDSL hydrolase family protein, encoding MLSHRPLAALAAAVTVASGAALALSGCSAATPPTPVGTAVADAHTRVAVIGDSIEAGLGLDPTEAWPELLAVDRRWGLDNLSVSGAGFVSTGADGGTFATQVTAAIADKAQLVLIGASDNDLGTDTATVAAAMSAAVDRLHSALPHARIIGYDALSGAASDDDLAPLDAALKAAVAAEGGTWIDLGEPYRDQDGLVQADGEHPTVAGQHAIAAVALTALDGLVEARAASTATPAS